From one Synechocystis sp. PCC 6803 substr. PCC-P genomic stretch:
- a CDS encoding ComEC/Rec2 family competence protein, giving the protein MRFHPLALICLSFILGLLGTGLDVDFFNLNQLIVLAGLWFFATTIAIIFLPLVWRRGPTRWQWLLAGIIALLASYYALWRMPQPGLTDISRLLDPPAKSFQTITAIGTLKAGGRENAQGQQQFWLKVEQLQRPPEKEFRPRSGTVYLTLPMGEQPWQQCQQIRVTGLLYRPSTPQNPGAFNFAQYLARQGIFAGLRGETATLVGEKFCGLNPLRQRIVNAQTAWLPVQGQGQWPGLLISSIVLGAKAVNLPTELRNLFQSVGLSHFLAASGYQVSLLVGTVLLLGKKAGVSSKLAIAVGLITLAFYLGLTGLEPSVIRASLLWVGVMAALASEQKLNTVGALLLIATVMLLVNPVWSQALGFQLSFLATLGIVVMVPPLQQRLDFLPGKIAGVIAVPLAASVWTTPILLQQFGYFIPAALPLNILITPLLALLSLGGMVSALCALIFPPLGSATGWLLAFPARWLMAIADQFQQLPTVAVGEVGLGQVVIMYGAFCLIWAFPWWRRRWGLVSTFLLGTIILPLIFSLQTRVELTIFDSKEFPVIVAQSPGAVTTITRAEDQSAPRLLAPFLAQKGINQVDCKLTITPAIIGQPLPPSCAHLSWVAISPGILQLEFAQKRWWIFLQVPQKDQTALKLPLDQRPQIIIWVGQFFPYSWLDSLRPPTAIAIAPYVSKNLEQAIGKYRGQLWVTGQGAIQWNPRESFNSSVNF; this is encoded by the coding sequence ATGCGCTTCCATCCCCTGGCCTTAATTTGTCTTAGCTTTATTCTGGGATTGTTGGGGACGGGGCTTGATGTTGATTTTTTCAATCTTAATCAATTGATTGTGCTGGCTGGGCTGTGGTTTTTTGCTACGACGATCGCCATTATTTTTCTACCCTTAGTTTGGCGACGGGGCCCAACCAGATGGCAATGGTTACTGGCGGGAATAATTGCGTTGCTGGCCAGTTATTACGCCCTTTGGCGCATGCCCCAGCCTGGTTTAACTGACATTAGCCGCCTTCTAGATCCTCCGGCCAAAAGTTTTCAGACCATCACGGCGATCGGTACATTGAAGGCTGGAGGGAGAGAAAACGCCCAAGGGCAACAACAATTTTGGCTCAAGGTAGAGCAGCTGCAACGGCCGCCCGAAAAAGAATTTCGGCCCCGTTCTGGCACTGTTTACCTGACTTTGCCCATGGGAGAACAACCCTGGCAACAATGCCAGCAAATACGGGTTACAGGTTTGCTGTACCGTCCCAGTACCCCCCAGAATCCGGGGGCCTTTAATTTTGCTCAATATTTGGCCCGTCAGGGTATTTTTGCCGGGTTAAGAGGAGAAACGGCGACTCTAGTGGGGGAAAAATTTTGCGGTCTCAATCCCCTGCGACAAAGAATTGTCAACGCCCAGACAGCCTGGTTACCAGTCCAGGGGCAAGGGCAATGGCCTGGCTTGCTAATTAGTTCCATTGTCTTGGGCGCCAAAGCGGTTAATTTGCCCACGGAATTACGCAATCTTTTCCAATCGGTGGGGCTTTCCCATTTCCTGGCTGCCTCTGGTTATCAAGTTTCCCTACTGGTGGGGACTGTATTGCTCCTGGGCAAAAAGGCCGGTGTCAGTTCTAAATTGGCGATCGCCGTCGGGCTAATTACCCTGGCATTTTACCTGGGCTTAACAGGGCTGGAACCTTCAGTAATCCGGGCTAGTTTACTCTGGGTGGGGGTAATGGCGGCCCTGGCCAGCGAACAAAAATTAAACACCGTGGGGGCGTTATTGCTCATTGCCACAGTGATGCTATTGGTTAACCCCGTCTGGAGCCAAGCGTTGGGCTTTCAACTCAGTTTTTTAGCCACTTTAGGCATTGTGGTGATGGTGCCTCCCTTACAGCAACGGCTGGATTTTTTGCCAGGAAAAATTGCCGGGGTGATAGCAGTGCCCTTAGCAGCAAGTGTTTGGACTACACCCATACTTCTGCAACAATTTGGCTATTTTATCCCTGCTGCCTTACCCCTTAATATTCTAATTACCCCTTTGTTAGCCCTGTTGAGCTTGGGGGGAATGGTCAGTGCTCTATGTGCGCTCATTTTTCCCCCCCTGGGTAGTGCCACTGGTTGGTTGCTAGCTTTCCCTGCCCGTTGGTTAATGGCGATCGCCGACCAATTTCAACAATTACCCACCGTGGCAGTGGGGGAAGTGGGCTTAGGACAAGTGGTCATAATGTACGGCGCTTTTTGTTTGATCTGGGCCTTTCCCTGGTGGCGACGGCGTTGGGGTTTGGTTTCCACATTTTTACTGGGCACCATTATTTTACCCCTGATTTTTAGCCTGCAAACTAGGGTGGAATTGACCATTTTTGATAGTAAAGAATTTCCTGTCATTGTGGCCCAGAGTCCAGGCGCAGTAACCACCATTACTAGGGCGGAGGATCAATCTGCACCAAGATTGTTAGCTCCCTTCCTAGCTCAAAAGGGCATTAATCAAGTTGACTGTAAACTAACCATCACCCCCGCCATAATTGGTCAACCGCTACCGCCTTCCTGCGCCCATCTGAGTTGGGTAGCCATCAGCCCAGGGATTTTGCAACTGGAATTTGCTCAAAAACGCTGGTGGATTTTTCTACAAGTTCCCCAGAAAGATCAAACTGCTTTGAAGTTGCCGCTGGATCAACGACCCCAAATTATCATCTGGGTTGGTCAGTTTTTTCCCTACAGTTGGTTGGATAGTTTACGACCTCCCACGGCGATCGCCATTGCACCCTATGTAAGCAAAAATTTGGAGCAAGCAATAGGAAAATATCGAGGTCAATTGTGGGTCACGGGACAGGGAGCTATCCAATGGAATCCACGCGAGAGCTTTAATTCTTCGGTTAATTTTTGA
- a CDS encoding GNAT family N-acetyltransferase — MVKSTPSPLLSVAIRAATVEDIPPLANLLIKSFHPPQNWLMWSYPFLRLGITEDLRLRMRHGDNAYHCLIAVNSDNGEILGTAEVSLKHWFTRPKTTAYISNLAVSPQHRRLGIAKQLIQKCEAIADQWQCRRLSLHVMENNLGAQNLYQTLGFIYQEAEWSWRAWLWQKPRRLLWEKILTTEILCPTPVHQTP; from the coding sequence ATGGTCAAGTCCACCCCTTCTCCTCTCCTCTCCGTTGCAATTCGTGCGGCTACGGTGGAAGATATTCCGCCCCTGGCCAATCTCCTAATTAAAAGTTTCCATCCCCCCCAAAACTGGTTGATGTGGAGCTATCCTTTTTTGCGCCTGGGCATCACAGAAGATCTGAGGCTACGCATGCGCCATGGCGATAATGCCTACCATTGCCTCATTGCGGTTAATTCAGATAACGGAGAAATACTTGGCACCGCTGAAGTTTCCCTCAAACACTGGTTCACCCGCCCCAAAACCACTGCCTACATTTCTAACCTAGCCGTGAGCCCCCAACATCGCCGCCTAGGGATCGCCAAGCAATTAATCCAAAAATGTGAAGCCATTGCCGACCAGTGGCAGTGCCGTCGCCTTAGTCTCCATGTGATGGAAAATAATTTGGGCGCCCAAAATCTCTACCAAACCTTGGGATTCATTTATCAAGAAGCAGAATGGAGTTGGCGGGCTTGGCTATGGCAGAAACCCCGACGGTTACTATGGGAAAAGATTCTAACCACGGAAATTCTTTGTCCCACCCCTGTCCACCAAACCCCCTAA
- a CDS encoding iron uptake porin, with amino-acid sequence MNKLTSHLLKLFPLALGSSLAIVPGAMAQSTGELATPGDFPRISNQGDSLELMRRRQNAGTFNAATPDITDMSQVTSVSELRDVQPTAWAYEALKSLVERYGCIVGYPDRTFRGDRALSRWEFAAGLNACMNVMERLIQENVAVLREDIDKLKRLMQEFEAELAALGARIDNLETRTSFLEDHQFSTTTKLNGVAVFALVDQWGGDKAVDWRQQDNIDNFGAAAPAPVEENATLSSRVRLNFDTSFTGKDLLRTRLQAGSVPNLSGPTGTNMARLSFDGSSPDNNVDINKLFYRFPMGNLTTWIGGTGLALDDVFKTYNPYLESGDSGALSRFSRYSPFVNRGPEGTGGALRYKFNDVFTVSAAYLADTGQASTPSDDVFTSGGNTFRSGNGFFNGSYSTGVQFDIKPVDNFSFGISYLHKYYSQGDVNLTGSTGSRIASNPFYQAATTMDTYNLQATWQITDKFNLSGWFGYANATAQGFNTGGNPQNRDGLGADLWTWNAALSVIDVFKEGAVLSLSGGLMPYAPYVGSLSGDRISNDRNSPYIIEAQYQFPVNKNIQITPGAYVILSPEANSNNSAIWVGVLRTTFKF; translated from the coding sequence ATGAATAAGTTGACCAGTCATTTACTGAAATTATTTCCGTTGGCCCTAGGTAGCTCCTTGGCTATTGTTCCCGGCGCCATGGCCCAGTCCACAGGTGAATTGGCCACCCCTGGAGATTTCCCTAGAATTAGTAATCAGGGTGACAGTCTGGAACTGATGCGTCGTCGTCAGAATGCCGGTACCTTCAATGCGGCTACCCCAGATATCACCGACATGTCCCAGGTAACTAGTGTGTCCGAGTTGCGGGATGTGCAACCCACCGCCTGGGCCTATGAAGCATTAAAAAGTTTAGTAGAACGCTACGGTTGTATTGTTGGTTATCCTGACCGGACTTTCCGCGGCGATCGGGCCCTTTCCCGTTGGGAATTCGCCGCTGGTTTGAATGCTTGTATGAACGTGATGGAGCGTTTGATTCAGGAGAACGTGGCGGTCCTACGGGAAGACATTGATAAACTCAAGCGCTTGATGCAAGAGTTTGAAGCGGAATTGGCCGCCCTTGGTGCTCGTATTGATAACCTGGAAACCCGCACGTCTTTCCTAGAAGATCATCAATTCTCCACCACCACCAAGCTGAACGGGGTCGCCGTTTTTGCCTTGGTTGACCAGTGGGGCGGTGATAAAGCTGTGGATTGGCGGCAACAGGACAACATTGACAACTTCGGCGCTGCCGCTCCGGCTCCGGTAGAAGAGAATGCTACCCTCTCCAGTAGGGTTCGTTTAAACTTTGACACTAGCTTTACTGGTAAGGACTTACTACGTACCCGTTTGCAGGCTGGTAGTGTGCCCAACTTGTCTGGTCCTACTGGCACCAACATGGCTCGTCTTTCCTTTGACGGTTCCAGCCCGGACAATAACGTTGATATTAACAAGTTGTTCTATCGCTTCCCCATGGGTAACCTTACCACCTGGATTGGCGGTACTGGTTTAGCTCTGGACGATGTGTTCAAAACCTATAATCCCTACCTAGAAAGTGGGGACAGTGGTGCTTTGAGTCGCTTTAGCCGCTATAGTCCCTTTGTAAACCGGGGTCCTGAGGGGACTGGTGGAGCTTTGCGTTATAAATTCAATGACGTTTTCACTGTCAGTGCGGCCTATTTGGCTGATACAGGCCAGGCTAGCACCCCCTCCGATGATGTTTTCACTAGTGGAGGCAATACCTTCCGTAGTGGTAATGGCTTCTTTAACGGTAGCTATAGCACTGGGGTTCAATTTGACATCAAACCAGTCGACAACTTCAGCTTTGGTATTTCTTACTTGCACAAATACTACAGCCAAGGGGATGTTAACCTGACCGGCAGCACCGGTAGCCGCATTGCTAGTAATCCCTTTTACCAGGCGGCTACCACCATGGATACCTATAACCTCCAAGCTACCTGGCAGATCACCGACAAGTTTAATCTTTCCGGTTGGTTTGGCTATGCCAATGCCACAGCCCAAGGTTTCAACACCGGTGGTAATCCCCAAAACCGTGATGGTTTAGGCGCTGACCTCTGGACGTGGAATGCAGCTCTGTCCGTCATTGATGTGTTCAAAGAGGGGGCGGTGTTGTCCCTGAGTGGTGGTTTGATGCCCTATGCTCCCTACGTTGGTAGCTTGAGCGGCGATCGCATTAGCAATGACCGCAACTCCCCCTATATCATCGAGGCTCAATACCAGTTCCCTGTGAACAAAAACATCCAAATTACCCCTGGTGCTTACGTAATTCTTAGCCCCGAAGCCAACAGCAACAACAGTGCCATTTGGGTTGGTGTACTCCGCACCACCTTCAAGTTCTAG
- a CDS encoding response regulator transcription factor codes for MSQSKENYHLLLVDDDPNLLLLVKDYLEYQGYQVTTAGNGREALDLLTTTVPDMIVCDIMMPEMDGYAFIEQVRQNPDISWIPVMFLSAKGQSHNRVKGLNVGADIYMAKPFEPEELAAQVQSCLRQADRLLQHNNHPLEDNARVQVARDVELTPTETKVIQLVAQGLANREIADHLKVSQRTVESHVSNMLNKTGLHNRTELARWAIQKSIA; via the coding sequence ATGAGCCAATCTAAGGAAAATTATCATTTATTGTTGGTGGACGACGATCCCAATCTACTCCTTTTGGTCAAGGATTATTTGGAATATCAGGGTTACCAAGTCACCACCGCTGGGAACGGTCGTGAAGCTCTGGACCTGCTGACAACTACAGTGCCCGATATGATTGTTTGTGACATCATGATGCCGGAGATGGATGGCTACGCCTTCATCGAGCAGGTGCGCCAAAACCCGGATATTAGTTGGATTCCGGTGATGTTTCTTTCTGCCAAAGGCCAAAGCCACAATCGGGTGAAAGGACTCAACGTGGGAGCGGATATTTATATGGCTAAACCCTTTGAGCCGGAGGAACTGGCCGCCCAAGTGCAATCTTGTCTCCGTCAAGCTGATCGCCTATTGCAACACAATAATCATCCCCTGGAAGACAATGCTCGGGTGCAGGTGGCCAGGGACGTGGAACTCACCCCCACCGAAACCAAGGTGATTCAATTGGTAGCCCAGGGATTGGCCAACCGGGAAATTGCCGACCACTTAAAAGTCAGTCAGCGCACTGTCGAAAGTCATGTATCGAATATGTTAAACAAGACAGGATTACACAACCGCACCGAGTTAGCCCGTTGGGCGATCCAAAAAAGTATTGCTTGA
- a CDS encoding N-acetylmuramoyl-L-alanine amidase has translation MNYFSCSLPKSLGLICASLLSLPALAPPVWAGSLEYWKFDLRDSRLDIITDEDVRPQVNVLRNPTRVVVDLPGIEHRGPTIYKPLTQYVKEARVGRWNNNSTRIVLELTEPFTVKPWEVQVRGLAPNRWYARLPTILQPSEYSLPQETVAVNVPAPAPRPLRRFTVVLDAGHGGQDPGAIGQRGIREKDVVLAITRGVARELEKQGIEVVMTRNSDIFVSLQGRVQRAAAARADIFVSIHANSIGLGRPEVNGVETYYFQTGRSLAQTIHRSILQRLNVRDRRVRQARFYVLRRTSMPSTLVEVGFVTGSQDSRNLSNPRFQQQMAEAIAAGIVQYLK, from the coding sequence ATGAACTACTTTTCCTGTTCCCTGCCGAAAAGTTTGGGTCTAATTTGTGCCAGCTTGCTGAGTCTCCCGGCCCTGGCCCCGCCGGTCTGGGCTGGCTCCTTGGAATATTGGAAATTTGATCTGCGGGATAGTCGTCTGGACATCATTACCGATGAAGATGTCAGACCCCAGGTAAATGTGCTGCGAAACCCCACCAGGGTGGTGGTGGATTTACCAGGTATCGAACACCGGGGCCCTACCATTTATAAGCCCCTTACCCAGTATGTTAAAGAAGCAAGGGTTGGTCGATGGAATAATAATTCGACTCGCATTGTCTTGGAATTGACGGAACCTTTCACGGTCAAGCCCTGGGAAGTGCAGGTGCGGGGGTTAGCACCCAATCGTTGGTATGCCCGCCTACCCACCATCCTCCAACCTTCGGAATATAGTTTGCCCCAGGAAACGGTGGCGGTTAATGTGCCAGCCCCAGCCCCCAGGCCCCTACGACGCTTTACGGTGGTTCTAGATGCGGGCCATGGCGGTCAGGATCCAGGGGCGATCGGGCAACGGGGCATCCGAGAAAAGGATGTGGTGTTGGCCATTACCAGGGGGGTGGCTAGGGAGTTGGAAAAACAGGGCATTGAAGTGGTGATGACCCGCAACAGTGATATATTTGTTTCTCTGCAGGGTCGGGTGCAGAGGGCAGCGGCGGCCCGGGCGGACATTTTTGTTAGTATCCATGCGAACTCCATCGGGTTGGGGCGGCCGGAAGTCAATGGGGTGGAAACCTATTATTTCCAAACGGGGCGTTCCTTAGCCCAAACCATTCATCGCAGTATCCTACAGCGGCTTAATGTGCGCGATCGCCGGGTGCGCCAGGCTAGATTTTATGTGTTGCGCCGTACTTCCATGCCTTCTACCCTAGTGGAGGTGGGTTTTGTCACGGGGAGTCAAGATAGTCGCAATCTTAGTAATCCCCGCTTTCAACAGCAAATGGCTGAGGCGATCGCCGCCGGTATCGTACAGTATTTGAAGTAA
- a CDS encoding DUF1036 domain-containing protein: protein MVNKGLWSAAVMVLGSTLVGSVFAPTPAIAGKSCNYLNTNLFMAQGYENPNGIWVSEGWWVVEPGECVVYSDSAFTYFKISDGVAPNRKAIAEMAGSESIKLCQVNDRFTVFQSDSGAVCRNAGGNNQTFINPGANLELIESTSP, encoded by the coding sequence ATGGTTAATAAAGGGTTATGGTCTGCGGCGGTGATGGTACTAGGATCCACCTTGGTAGGCAGTGTTTTTGCCCCAACCCCGGCGATCGCCGGAAAAAGCTGCAATTATCTCAACACCAACTTATTCATGGCTCAGGGCTACGAAAATCCCAATGGGATTTGGGTGAGTGAAGGTTGGTGGGTGGTAGAACCGGGGGAGTGTGTGGTCTATTCCGACAGTGCCTTTACCTACTTCAAAATTAGCGATGGGGTGGCTCCGAACCGCAAAGCCATTGCTGAGATGGCAGGTAGTGAGTCCATCAAACTATGCCAAGTCAATGACCGCTTCACCGTCTTTCAATCGGACAGTGGTGCTGTGTGCCGCAATGCAGGGGGCAATAATCAAACATTTATCAACCCAGGCGCCAATCTAGAATTGATTGAGTCCACTAGTCCCTAG
- a CDS encoding STAS domain-containing protein: protein MMSFNPQIVTRDVFYPQGTLSAAVTQAFQADLASWLATTSSPVMVIDFSQVDFLDSAILVVLVNTYKELQSQNRTLLLSGVSPELKIIFELTQLNRVFPIYSNPEVALANGEKPALAA, encoded by the coding sequence ATGATGTCGTTTAACCCCCAGATTGTGACGAGGGATGTTTTCTATCCCCAAGGCACATTGAGTGCCGCTGTCACCCAAGCTTTCCAAGCTGATTTAGCAAGCTGGTTAGCCACTACCTCCAGTCCGGTGATGGTGATTGACTTTAGCCAGGTGGACTTCCTCGACAGCGCTATTTTGGTGGTTTTGGTCAACACCTACAAAGAACTCCAGAGTCAAAACAGAACCTTGCTGTTAAGTGGGGTTTCCCCAGAACTGAAAATCATTTTTGAGTTGACCCAACTAAATCGAGTTTTTCCCATCTATAGCAACCCGGAAGTCGCCCTGGCCAACGGGGAAAAACCTGCCCTGGCCGCCTAG
- a CDS encoding CsgG/HfaB family protein, whose product MATHNLDRVAAPLISKLFPFFLVLAGMFSGTLAAQAQGKPTISVPEFKNDTNMSWWWWSGNTSRELADALSNELTSTGNFQVVERQNLGSVLSEQELAELGLTRPETSAQRGQLTGAQYIVLGRVTAYEEGVSSESGGNNFGLNLGLFSIGNSERQAKQEAYVAIDLRVVDSSTGEVVYARTVEGRATDTAASSANNVNILGIVNTGQDNQSTSRAPVGKALRAGLVEITDYLSCVMVEQDNCIQEYQDKDRQRRQKTKDTLILE is encoded by the coding sequence ATGGCAACTCACAACCTAGACAGGGTGGCTGCTCCCTTGATATCAAAGCTTTTCCCATTTTTCTTGGTGTTGGCGGGCATGTTCTCGGGGACCTTAGCGGCCCAGGCGCAAGGTAAACCGACCATTTCTGTACCAGAGTTTAAAAATGATACCAACATGAGTTGGTGGTGGTGGAGTGGTAATACCTCCAGGGAATTAGCCGATGCACTCAGTAACGAACTTACCTCCACTGGTAACTTTCAAGTAGTGGAAAGACAAAATCTAGGTAGTGTTTTGTCGGAACAGGAATTAGCAGAATTAGGATTAACGAGACCAGAAACCTCTGCTCAAAGAGGACAGTTGACTGGGGCTCAGTATATTGTTTTGGGGAGAGTTACCGCCTATGAGGAAGGGGTAAGCTCGGAATCTGGGGGTAACAACTTTGGACTTAACCTGGGTCTTTTTAGTATTGGGAACAGCGAGCGTCAGGCCAAGCAAGAAGCCTATGTTGCCATAGACCTGCGGGTGGTTGACAGCAGCACAGGGGAAGTAGTTTATGCCAGAACAGTGGAAGGACGTGCCACCGATACTGCTGCTAGTTCCGCTAATAACGTCAATATTTTGGGCATTGTTAATACGGGTCAGGATAATCAAAGCACTTCCAGGGCTCCTGTGGGCAAAGCATTAAGGGCTGGATTGGTCGAGATCACAGATTACCTCAGTTGTGTAATGGTCGAACAGGATAATTGCATCCAAGAATATCAAGATAAAGACAGGCAGCGTCGGCAAAAAACCAAAGATACTCTGATTTTGGAATAG
- a CDS encoding TM2 domain-containing protein, translated as MLSLPKRRYWAIALAVTSAVLPWPIAGLHKLYLGQPVWAGIYWLLWNTPIPRIACAIDAVWYFVQGEEDFNRQFNDLGGAWHQNGDSLQPSQQVITMAEAMRELEQLRLEGLLTEYEFEQKRRQLLG; from the coding sequence TTGTTATCTTTGCCAAAACGTCGCTACTGGGCGATCGCCTTGGCGGTGACATCGGCGGTACTACCTTGGCCCATTGCTGGTCTCCACAAGCTTTACCTGGGGCAACCCGTGTGGGCAGGAATCTATTGGTTACTGTGGAACACCCCCATACCTAGAATTGCCTGCGCCATTGATGCAGTGTGGTATTTCGTCCAGGGAGAAGAGGATTTTAACCGACAGTTCAACGATCTTGGGGGAGCCTGGCACCAAAATGGAGACAGCCTGCAACCGTCCCAACAGGTTATTACCATGGCCGAAGCTATGCGGGAGTTGGAACAGTTGCGACTAGAAGGACTACTCACAGAATACGAATTTGAACAAAAACGTAGACAATTATTGGGCTAA
- a CDS encoding DUF1825 family protein: protein MSFFDSDIIQQEAKQLFEDYQSLTKLGGDYGKFDRDGKVIFIEQMEALMERYKIFMKRFELSDDFMAKMTVEQMKTQLGQFGISPQQMFDQMNLTLERMKAEIK from the coding sequence ATGAGTTTTTTTGATTCAGATATTATCCAACAAGAAGCCAAACAATTGTTTGAAGACTATCAATCCCTAACCAAATTGGGTGGTGACTATGGAAAATTTGATCGGGATGGCAAAGTGATTTTCATCGAGCAAATGGAGGCTTTGATGGAACGCTACAAAATCTTTATGAAGCGCTTTGAGCTTTCCGATGACTTCATGGCCAAGATGACTGTTGAGCAAATGAAAACCCAACTGGGCCAGTTTGGCATCTCCCCTCAGCAAATGTTCGACCAAATGAATTTGACACTGGAAAGAATGAAAGCCGAAATCAAGTAG
- a CDS encoding alpha/beta fold hydrolase, producing MPTLDLLGFPHHYQQSGSDRQGAAPSLIFVHGWLLSHHYWLPLMELLSGQYSCVSYDLRGFGASQSLGHPRSEYDLEAYGQDLIDLLEKLNIEQAWLVGHSLGGSVAIWAAHLCPERVKGVVCVNAGGGIYLKEEFEKFRSAGEKLLDFRPPWLGRLPLLDLAFSRMMVEKPLARKWGRQRLLDFLRADQQAARGSLLESTTEAAVHLLPKLVAELPQPMYFLAGQNDRVMELQYVKYLASFHGLFAQLGTNVVEIENCGHFAMLEQLPVVANKLQQILATDH from the coding sequence ATGCCCACCCTGGATCTTTTGGGTTTTCCTCACCACTATCAACAATCTGGCTCTGATCGACAGGGAGCTGCCCCCAGCTTAATTTTTGTCCATGGTTGGCTCCTTAGTCACCATTACTGGTTGCCCTTGATGGAACTTTTATCCGGGCAATATTCCTGCGTTAGCTATGACCTGAGAGGGTTTGGTGCTTCCCAGAGTTTAGGCCATCCCCGTTCAGAATATGACCTGGAAGCCTATGGTCAAGATTTGATTGATCTATTGGAAAAACTAAACATTGAACAAGCTTGGCTAGTGGGCCATTCCTTAGGGGGGAGTGTGGCCATTTGGGCGGCCCACCTTTGTCCGGAGCGGGTTAAGGGGGTAGTTTGCGTGAATGCTGGGGGGGGAATTTACCTAAAGGAAGAATTTGAAAAGTTTCGCTCTGCTGGGGAAAAGTTATTGGATTTTCGTCCCCCTTGGCTAGGAAGATTGCCGTTGTTGGATTTGGCTTTCAGTCGGATGATGGTGGAGAAACCCTTAGCTAGAAAGTGGGGCAGACAACGGTTATTGGATTTCTTGCGAGCGGATCAGCAAGCTGCCCGGGGGTCGTTACTGGAAAGTACGACGGAAGCGGCGGTGCATTTACTCCCCAAGTTGGTGGCAGAATTACCCCAGCCAATGTATTTCTTGGCGGGCCAAAATGACCGGGTGATGGAATTGCAATATGTCAAATATTTGGCCAGTTTCCATGGTTTGTTTGCCCAGTTGGGAACTAATGTGGTGGAAATAGAGAACTGCGGCCACTTTGCCATGTTGGAACAGTTGCCAGTGGTGGCGAATAAACTCCAACAAATCCTGGCTACGGATCACTGA